A window from Rana temporaria chromosome 8, aRanTem1.1, whole genome shotgun sequence encodes these proteins:
- the CDCA3 gene encoding cell division cycle-associated protein 3, with amino-acid sequence MGAAESRGQVTPSRPIRNRHLSHVTDPRSPTCGIMRTPIEVGDSPKRTIMCEQEEEVESAEIEDPRSPTHGIVRTPLRPSLHDSLNFLAKQLSEVFVSEDSGIEGGPASDVDSPAPSSEEQAVDDQPSIPFSSGVEEMAVESPVVQAEIPAEPTPPPAEPTPPPEEPSPPPAEPTPPPEEPSPPPAEPTPPPAEPTPPLAEAEPTPPPLQPQKQRGKSPHGSGSKNVRQRPRKALMTTAPGRSPLKILQEDNSPSTAVQNRQKKRISFQSDPPSSVRSLKISHSSWGMSHNKENTQYTHSES; translated from the exons ATGGGAGCAGCAGAGTCCAGAGGTCAGGTGACTCCGTCTCGGCCAATCCGAAACCGCCATCTCTCCCATGTGACTGATCCCCGCTCACCTACCTGTGGCATCATGAGAACACCAATCGAG GTCGGGGATTCTCCGAAGCGCACTATTATGTGTGaacaggaggaggaggtggagtccGCAGAGATCGAAGACCCCCGCTCACCCACACATGGGATTGTGCGAACCCCTTTAAGGCCATCTTTACATG ATTCCTTGAACTTTCTGGCAAAGCAGCTAAGCGAGGTGTTTGTatcggaggattctgggattgaGGGAGGCCCAGCCTCTGATGTAGACTCTCCAGCTCCCTCTTCTGAAGAGCAGGCGGTGGATGACCAGCCCTCCATACCCTTCTCCTCCGGGGTTGAGGAGATGGCAGTGGAAAGTCCAGTAGTCCAAGCTGAGATACCGGCGGAGCCAACGCCACCACCGGCAGAGCCAACGCCACCGCCAGAGGAGCCATCTCCACCACCGGCAGAACCAACGCCACCGCCAGAGGAGCCATCTCCACCACCGGCAGAACCAACGCCACCGCCAGCGGAGCCAACTCCACCACTGGCAGAGGCAGAGCCAACGCCACCTCCCCTGCAACCACAGAAGCAACGAGGCAAATCGCCACACGGTTCTG GTTCCAAAAACGTTCGCCAGCGTCCTAGGAAAGCCTTAATGACTACGGCCCCTGGCCGCTCCCCGCTGAAAATCTTACAGGAGGACAACAGCCCCAGCACTGCTGTACAGAACAGACAG AAGAAGAGGATCTCCTTCCAGTCTGATCCGCCATCGTCTGTCCGGAGCCTGAAGATCTCTCATAGTAGCTGGGGGATGTCCCACAACAAGGAGAACACACAGTACACCCACAGCGAGAGCTGA